In the genome of Anas platyrhynchos isolate ZD024472 breed Pekin duck chromosome 23, IASCAAS_PekinDuck_T2T, whole genome shotgun sequence, one region contains:
- the NKX3-1 gene encoding homeobox protein Nkx-3.1 produces MSAGVLPPGGQRAPSSPQKTVPTSSRPRTSFLIQDILWDGAERRTRAEQSERRGFGCPEDGEPGAAPGDPPRSPRAPGASPAQPQDADTDATAETPLCDCVPPKKSLPRAPRASPRPAKRSRAAFTHSQVLELERKFSHQKYLSAPERAHLAQNLQLTETQVKIWFQNRRYKTKRRLGGSNLGGLEPGRKVAEPPPAPLLALHGGARYLPCLYYLQGWSPAVW; encoded by the exons atgaGTGCTGGGGTGCTGCCCCCAGGGGGGCagagagcccccagcagcccccagaaGACCGTGCCCACCTCATCCAGACCCCGGACATCCTTCCTCATCCAGGACATCCTCTGGGATGGGGCTGAGCGGAGAACACGGGCAGAGCAGAGTGAGAGAAGAGGTTTTGGCTGCCCGGAGGATGGGGAaccgggggctgccccaggggacccccccaggaGCCCTCGTGCCCCAGGAGcatccccagcccagccccaggatgCGGACACAG ATGCCACGGCAGAGACCCCCCTGTGCGACTGCGTCCCTCCCAAAAAATCTCTGCCCCGTGCCCCGCGAGCCTCCCCCCGACCAGCGAAACGCTCGCGGGCGGCGTTCACCCACAGCCAGGTCCTGGAACTGGAGCGGAAATTCAGCCACCAGAAATACCTGTCGGCCCCGGAGCGAGCCCACCTGGCCCAAAACCTGCAGCTCACCGAGACCCAGGTGAAGATTTGGTTCCAGAACCGGAGGTACAAGACcaagaggaggctggggggatCCAACCTCGGCGGACTCGAGCCTGGGCGCAAAGTGGCTgagccacccccagccccgctgctggcACTGCACGGAGGTGCCCGCTACCTGCCCTGCCTCTACTACCTGCAGGGCTGGAGCCCCGCGGTGTGGTGA
- the NKX2-6 gene encoding homeobox protein Nkx-2.6 has translation MLPTPFSVKDILELERRSAPGAPGAGRSLCFGFLLPAGKRLLAHPLEAEEKQSDPCSHPKQRHRRKPRVLFSQAQVFELERRFKQQKYLSAPEREHLASVLKLTSTQVKIWFQNRRYKCKRQRQDKSLELAAHPLPPRRVAVPVLVRDGKPCFGGSQPYPAPYGSPCPYSSCYGAYSSSPYAGSSGGGYAGVLAP, from the exons ATGCTGCCCACCCCCTTCTCCGTTAAGGACatcctggagctggagcggcggAGCGCCCCCggagcccccggg GCTGGGCGCTCACTTTGCTTTGGGTTTTTGCTCCCTGCAGGGAAACGTTTGCTCGCCCACCCCTTGGAGGCAGAGGAGAAGCAAAGCGACCCTTGCAGCCACCCCAAGCAGCGACACCGGCGAAAACCCCGCGTTTTGTTCTCCCAGGCTCAGGTGTTTGAGCTGGAGCGGCGCTTCAAGCAGCAGAAATACCTCTCGGCTCCCGAAAGGGAGCACCTGGCCAGCGTGCTCAAGCTCACCTCCACCCAGGTGAAAATCTGGTTCCAGAACCGACGCTACAAGTGCAAGAGGCAAAGGCAGGACAAATCCCTGGAGCTGGCAGCCCACCCGCTGCCACCGCGCAGGGTGGCGGTGCCGGTGTTGGTCAGGGACGGCAAACCTTGTTTTGGGGGGTCCCAGCCTTACCCAGCGCCTTATGGCAGCCCGTGCCCCTATAGCAGCTGCTACGGTGCCTATAGCAGCAGCCCCTATGCTGGGAGCTCTGGGGGGGGCTACGCTGGGGTGCTGGCACCGTGA